GGTAATGTGACAAAAATGTACTGCAACTTTAGTTAATGCTGTACACACATACAAATCCAGCAGAAAGTTGGAAATGCTTTTAGCACTGTTTCAAAATCTGAAGAAGCAGCATGCCCAAGCTCCAGTTATTTTCAATTTGATTAGGAGCCTCACTTCCTTAGATTCTTAACAATTCCTTACGAGACTTGCACGGTATTTCTACAGGAGCAGTAAAAGATTCATTTTTAAGTTCCAGGAGCTTTCTTGCCTGCCAATCCATAATAGACCTcagtttcagttttctctttgccattttggaaataaagttaaacaaacacaaagaaaaccaaacaataGCTTACCCACAGACAGTGAGTAGTGCTAAAAAGCATCAAATAGAATTTTGTTACATTCTGTACTTGCTCTTTGCAAATTCAACTTTTGCCAGTAGACTGTAAGATCTCAGATCCAAAGCCCCCAGTAAATGTCACCAACTCAATCAAaagctagagaaaaaaagatctctTTTAGAAGAATCATGtaaagaagaacaaataaaacttCCAGTTTCTTAAGTGTTACCTTTGAATTACTGCTGTTCAAACTCATTAAGATGCTGTCCTATAtattagagaaagaaaacatgtctcatataaatataaataaaaatcccttACGACAATGAAAAATGTCGTAAAATGTTTTCCACATCTCCATTATTTCAGCAGATGTTTCAAGACTCTCTTAATTGCTCTGTACTTCTAACACTTCAGCTTATTTCTGGCCTggtattttatttcagcattgGATTCTAGAGCAAGGGGACCCCCAGCTGAGTTTTACAGTACCTGTGGAGTAAGCTGCTACTGCCACCTTGGGGAGGATTCTTTTCATGTACTTCAAGGAGATTAAGCAAATGTTATATAAAACAGTTTGATTCCCATCTTACCTTGCTTGGAATATGACTTCTTAAAATCCATTGTCCATGCTGACATAAGACATTCCAGATGCATCCTGTCAAAGGTTATGCTACAGTAATAATATTAATggaaagaaactgcattttttggTGGGGAAGAACGGTCAGGTAACTTTTAGCTAACATTTAAACACTGCCTTGCTTTCAGTGTTCTTAATTTTATCGCAGTTTTGCCAGTGTAAGAGCTCTGATCTACCTAAAGCTGAACAAACTGTATTTTACATACAAGACTCCATTTCTCCTAGAATTCCAGCTTTCCTGATATTTTGAATCAATCCTTCCTTGTTCATGTACAGCTTAAACTGTCTCCCTGGTGGGCTACTAATGTGACTGCTTGGATGACGTACATTGCCTTAGCTCTAACGAGAGGCATTACCATGCATAACAACAGCCTAACAAATGTGCTGAACTAGATTGTGACAATCTAACCAAAGTCAAGACTTCCAGTCAAATCAAGTGAAGCACCCAGATTTTGTATTTGGAAATATCCATAGTTCTATGAAACTGACCTACTCTTGGTTTTCAAGCGTCACCCTATAAGCACTCTTCTTCAAttctgcttccagcagcagagaaaggaacTTTGCTATACACTTTATATATAAAGATAGAACCTGTGTAGGACTTGAGTTGTATGCACTCTGCATTGTTAACCTTCACACTAGGCTTTTCACAGTAGGAACTGTAGGAGCAGTAGATGCCACAGCTACTTACACAAGGAAAGATTTAACGTCTCACCTCTCATCAAAATAGGCAAgttgaagaagaggaggctgtcTAAAGGCAACTAACTTGTGTACGTGCtcttaaaaatacagagcaaCAAAATTTGTACACGGGTGTCTAAAGCCAGGCAACACAAAATAACTCATTCGTGAAGAATAATGTGAGCTACCCAAGGAGGCTGTTAAAGCACCATTAGCTCCTACCCTCCACCTGTGGGACCATAATGGAACTCAGACTTCTGGAAGAACCGAAGCCTTAACTACACTGCTGCAGGCTGAAGCAGACCTCGTATTGCATTAAACCGCGACTTAGGAGCTCCCACATAGAGCTACATTTTGGATAACAGTGTTATCCAAATGGGCTCTGGAAAGTGTCTTCACTTTTCTTCCCACCACAGAAAGCCTACATACCAGATTCCTGTTCTTTCATTACCAGATTCTTGGATTAAACACATCTCTCCATCAACCTAGAATTTATGGTCAGAGAGGAGTTACAGCTGAACCTTTCTCTGCAAACAGATAAGCACTCCTCTGTTCTGCTACCAGAAATCAGTCATTAAAACACAAATGTAGATTTATTTCCCACTATggcacagaaatacaaattagTTACTTTCTTACCTGGGGGAAAAAGCCTAAAAAGTAAGCGATAGATCTTTTTTTCCGGGATATCTTTTTAACTTTGCTTTTAGTACTACTATAGCATGGCAAAGAATTACACTTGCCAGCAAAACATACCAAGCATAGCATGTGATCAAAGAAAGGATTGCACCTATCTAGCCAACAGCAAATGAACACGATTGACACTGGTGccagtcttcttttcttcaattttcttcCAGATTCACAAAtgacttctgtgtttttatctattttcagattattttaatcTACCTTTTTAGAGAAATAGCTTTACATCTGTATAAGTTTCACACTGTATTTTGAAGATATTGCAGCTATCAATTCATtataagaataaaagaaagtgCACATACTCTTCACgtacatatatgtacacattCAAGAACACAAAATAACCTACTACCTCCATTATCGCTCTCACATTAAACTGCTGGTAGAAATTAATCAACTTTCAAAAATACCCACTTTATATATAAAACCATATTTGTATCAGACAGTGCTAAGTACTGACCAAACACAACAAATTGAGTGAGGATCTATCAGTAATAGATTAACCAGATTATTGTGTACGTAACAGTCTCAGTGTGGTACATTGCTGCTGTAAGTTTCAAAGTTCATGTACGAACTTCTTGCTCAGCTCACACGGTTTATGAATGAAgcttgaatgaaaaaaagactttcagaAAATATAAGGTAAGTGACAAATTATGAAATTAACCTGAGCATTTAAATGTAGACTGcatatagggaaaaaaaagaaaaatccttggttataacagcaggaagaaagaggTAGAAGGAAGGAACGCACGAATTCATGTCCTCCATCTAATATTATTATGTTACAGAAGATGAATACAATTCACATTTAGATCAATGAATAAACTGATAACAGTAACTTCATAAAGTGtcttttttaaagagaataGGCAGGCATTCTTAAAAGTGAAGTGATAATGGAAAGTTTCATAAAAAATACCAAATGCTCCAAGAAAAGATCACATAAGAAAACTGCATATTCACCAATTgctttttcatctgaaatacCAGAATGTTATTTCATCAATCAAAATTCCTCTGAGACAATTAATGTGCAGCGAAATCCATTagataaatacagaaaagaagaaaataagatgcTTATTTGTGAAGTCATTTCCCTTCTCTAACCACTAGCCTACACTCTTCTTCCCCACTGTGCTACAGAAGTCTATATGATAACGTATATTTCCAATGCCTAGAGTCTAAATTTGGAGACTGAATCTGCAGCATTAACTagtttcacttgttttttttgtttttttttaattaagacatACTTCCTATATTTGCCTGTATCAGAATGCCCTTTTGGATCATTACCTATTGCAGTTTTAATGGAAGCTGACAAAAGCTAACAGCTTCTAAGCTGTTCTCTGCTGCAGAAACACTCCTTTAAAAGCTACTTCTCCCATACTATCTTCACTTCCCCTCAAAAAACAGGTAAAGATTTATAGTCATCTAGTAACAGGAGCACGTGGTTATCACTATTCTAACTTCTTCCTCCCCTagttttcctccttcttcatcactttcttctgcattttccacAATTGTTTCTCAGCTCCTTTCCCCTCTGTTCTTTTCGCCCATCTTTAGCTTTATCTGCCTCACAATGTTCCTAAATCTCTTCTGAAACCTGTCTCTTTCCCAGCTCTTCAGCCTGCAGCAATGCAGAAGCACAGCCTATCAAGCTGCTCTCCTTCTTGTGAGAACTGCCAGGAGGTCTTGCTTCTTCTGAGTGGGAGACTGGAGAAGGACAGCAAAGATCTTGAGTTAGAGATATGCATGAGCTGCACTGAATGTCTAGAGCAAATAGTCCTTAAAGATTTCAGGCAAGGAAAGGCACTCAAGAGACTATATTCTTACATTTTTGCTGGATTGTCTGTGATCTAAAACAGCTCATGTTATTCCATCTTCACTTAATGACAGGTTTGCAGACATAAACCAAAGACAATGGCAGACAGTAATGAGATGACAATCAACCTTGCGGTCCTTGGAAGAACTCAGACTGGCAAAAGTGCTGCTGGGAACAGCCTGCTAGGCAGCTTGGACTTTGAAAGCCATCTCTCTCCAAGCTCAGTGACCACTTGTTGCAGCCTTGGGTGCAGCTGCCGTATTTTGGGGATTACACGAAGAAATGGCTGTGAGCTAGTTCTCCGCGTTCGGGTACTTGACACTCCAAGCTACCCTCACAGCAGCCTGAGCAAAGAGCAGGTGAAACACACAGTGAGATCTGCACTGGCTCACCACTTCAGAGAGGAAGGTCTGCATCTTGCTCTTTTAGTCCTTAGGGCTGACTTGCCTCTGTGTCCAGATGAAAATGATCAAACAATTCTGTTCATCCAGgtaagaaataaatagaagtttCTACTGTAACGACAACTCCTTTTGTCTTTGGTTGAAAGTAACTATGGAGACATTGACTGCAGATATGAATTAGAGAAGTGCAGCTAAAAATTGGAACACTCTCCAATCCACCGGCTGAAATATGTAATTACATTCATAGCTCTAACACTGTACACCATCATCACACACGTTGAATCTGAGAGAAGAGAATCAAGAGCTGCTATACTATAGTTTGATTCAACACTAGACACTTCTGGAATCAAATTTACCTAGCACAGTAAGCTTCTCTCACAGAAATTAGTCTAAGGTTTACTATGACACTTCTAGCTTGTTGGAGAGACTTGCtatttgaagtaaaaatttAGTTGCTTCACGCTCCTGTGCTCTGCATAGGATAGAACACAGCCCAAAGCAGAGAATAATAGGTCCAGAATCATACAGAAAGTCACTATAACTAATGCTATATCTATTCAAGGGGGAAAAATTAGAAAGTTAACAGATTTATTCTGGCAAAGGAAATCTAGCACTACTCACTtgaagcaaatattttgaatCTTTGTGGAAGAGAATTTTTGTAATTACGTAAGATTTATGGGAGGAGGTGACACTGAAAATGAATGCCTTCAATGGAatccatatatatattttctcattgTTACCCTTCTTTATACATTTctacttttccatttctctaaACTTCATGTTATTTAAGAGGAATCAATACTTTCATCTAGAATTTTTACTTTAAGCCAATGAAAAATCATCTTTAGATTGTTTTGGATCAAGGCCACATGGCTGTTAAAAGCCTAGTAGATGACCCCGTACCCTTCTCCTTTAATGGAGGTTTAAAAATCCCTAGTAGAgattaaataaaacatgttaaaacagaaacagtaagaaaacaCTTCCttgtttcttaattataacTTATTTATTATCTCCTTAAAAGGCTATCATGCTATGATTTCATCAGCCACGAACAAATGGGGCAGGACAGTCGTCCAAGTGCTGGGATTATGAACAACAGTTGTGTTTCACTATGGTTGTGTTTCACTATGCCAATCCAAGAAGAAACTATCATGAAGACTACACTTTTAGCAATAAGGAGATCTCACAATAATCCTCTACATATTAGGGATGGTCTATCAGTAGTGCATACAGAAGACTACTGGCATTTAAGTCTGCATTTTTTAATCCAATAGTCTAATGTATTAGGAGAGTGGCAGATACTGATCTCATAACTAATAATAGCACTGACTTACCCGAGTCCTCAGATAATTAAAGGCACCACTCTTCCTCTAAAACTAGCCTCTCAACTCTTCCACAGACAGTCTACACcaaaataaagtttattttgcagtttatttttttctcactcctAACATCTAAAACAGATTAATCACTATTAAGGTAACATAATCCTTTGTCTAACTCCTTATTTATTTTGGGAATACAAAGATATcctttaaaacagttttatgCATTTAAACTTTTAGTTTACAGAGTTTTTGAAATAACTATAAGGTGAACTTGAATACAGTAGCTTTCCTTTCACACAGACAAGTATTCACATGATTGCACTGAAGTTGCTAATTTTCTAAAATCGTAACTTAAAGCCCAATCTCTTACTCATATTACCTTCTTTCATACTGACAAAAAGCTAGCTTGGTTCCCCCATTCCCTTCTATCAAATGAAGAACTGTAGTCAAAGAAATTCTGTCATTATTCCTGTGCTGCCAAGGACAGCTCAGTTTAAAAAGATACAGCTGTTACTGAAATCAGTGTTACAtaaaattgtttatttattcacCGCAAGGTGatttagaaatctttttttcGAAGAGCTTAAAGATAGCATACAAGTATTTATATGTAGAAAATAATGTAAGCTACTTGAATTTTACATATTATTTCTGATGATGTGTGATGAAGCTAAACaacaatttttgttgtttacatGTGGACACTTTTAACTGAATAAACTCTAACATCTGCAGAACAGGTCAACTGTTTTCACTGCACAGCTACCTATTTCCACTAGAAGGCGATGCCTAGGTATTTAAAGGTCAAAGTCCCCCAAAATTTCAGCAACTCAGATAGCATAAACTGGATTACTgccagaaacaaaacataagaTGATCAGTTAATACAAAATTATGTGGTGGGAgtagaaaaaatgaataaaagaatttgagatttgtttttcattacagGAACTCCTAGGTCCCACATGGAAGGATTTCACTGCAGTTTTACTTACTCACGCAGACAAGGCAGAAGCAGCTGGATTCAGTGAGGAAACATATTTGCACAAAGCTTCAAGTACCCTGTTATCACTGCTGAGCTCAGTACAGAACAAATATGTTTTCCTAGACAATCAAAAGAGCAtaaataaagaggaaagaacTACTGTCTTAAGAAAGCTCTTGAATTTTATAAGACAAAATAATTATCGAGTGCTACTTAAACATGACAAGGAATAAAATTAGCTTTCAGGTGCTCATTTGTCTATTTTCTACGCTATATAGCATCTTATAAAACAGTAGGTAAGACAGCAATTTGAATCTTCAAGATCCCTACCAAATACCTCTGAACATACATCTGGAAATATCTCTTTAGATTACCAAACTGCATGCCCTTCATAGAGTACCTCACACTACTGAATCTGGAATCCTAATTTCAACCACACGAGAACAAGCTAGTACTCCAAATCACGCTCTAAATGCGAGTGCAGTCAATAGTAAGATTTCATGCTACAATCGcatgagaaacaaaatacttgaaGTATTTTGTTTAATAAGTATTACTGGACACACTGTTTTAGGCCAGTTAAAATAGCTCCCCATGTGCTTAATGCTATTTGGCAGACTTAAAATAACAACTTCTGCTGCTTATTCCCAGATACAAGAAAAATTAACACAGTTAACTGTATAGGCACATACAGAACTCATCTGATAGAGTTAtctgttaatttttcttttgtgtttggTTCCTTTTAATCTTGTATCATTACCACTTcgatttttttttatctcccaGCTTACTATATAAGTTCAAAGCCTACGAAATCCAGGTTGGGTAAATTTCTTACGTCGGTGGTTAGATAAGTGCTTACCATGTGAGCAGTTAGACAGTAGACAGTTAATTAAATAGTACATGCTGAAACATGTGAAGCATTTCTAAATAGTTACTTTTCAAGTTTTATTGTGAATTGAGCTCCAAGAGTTATTTTCAGATTATTGAAAGGCAAGAATTAAAAAGGAGCAATTTAATGATATCACCATAGTTGTTGTGCCTGTTTTAAATACATTATGAATAATTCAAATAAAACCTAGAagtaatttgttaaaaaaaatcaaagcatattttgtacaaaatattattcaaagtatatattaaaatggaaaaaaagtttgtgtGTTTTGAGCATTGAAAACCAGCTCTTTCATATTTGACTACATTTTCTTGACAATCTATTAGCTACTCATCCTTAATTAGACATCTCCCTCACTAGGAAGGAACTACTGAGGTGGAAAAGGTGAAACTCCAAAACTATTATAGCAACATATTTCATATGTCATTTTGCATATTCTGAGGTATAAGGGGCCATAATTTAATACTCCCATTACCACTGTCTGCAGACTacacagaaaacacagccaAAAACAAATTTGCAGAAGTTTATAATATATCTGAAAAATGCTTAAAGAGGACTGAAACTGTTGAAAGATGTTAAGAATGAAAACAGCTGCAGTCTTCTGACCAACTGTTAGCACTGAGGTTAGCACACAAGGAATAGGGCAGAAAGTTTTCCTTATTGAGATGTTCTTGCTTCATGGATCCTCCTAACTTTTCAGTTATCTAGAAAATACGATCATCAGCCTTTAGTCCTTCCATGAATGAGCCTTGGTAATCAATCACTGAGTGGTTAATACCTCACAGAACACAACCTCAAAGAGAGTCAATATGGAAATGAGTGAATTGTTAGTGTTACAGGTATAACATTATGCATCTCTGGGAAAggaatcaaacaaacaaaaaaaaggtattaGACATGCATTTCAGAGGGTTATAATATTCATGGTTTTTTTATTGTGCTTGCATTACTTTCCATTTCAACATCTGAACAAGCAGCTAACAACCATTTATTTAATTCCGCTGTTTGCCATGGTCTCTGCCCTGCAGactccttttcctttcacttcaAATGGAACTCCTTTGTATGTAGCCACACACTGGTCATTGGTATGAAGATCAGGTTGGATTTGCTCCCAAATCTTCTTCTTAGGATTAAGTTCCTTCTCAGGATCTcctgtttcaaaacaaagaacaacctAATAGCACACAACACATAAGAAATAGCAAGAGCTCTATGTGAGCACACATTAGTGAGAGCTCACATAGAATCTCTGTACAAATTTTTAAGGGAAAGAAATATTACCTGTGAGTctcaaaacaaaagctttaattttaattagGGACCACTTAGAATCTGTCTCCAGATCATCTCTCAAAATGATGttctttcagaggaaaaagcacTGTAAAGTAGCTGACCTTAACTCCTGTCTAAAGAAATCAAAGTGTTGCTGGCTGTTGATTTATAAAATTTACCTAAAAGCAAAAGGATTTCTAAGAATTAAGCAGACGCAGACCATAACATAATGTAGAGCAATATATTGCTTAATAAGACACAGCTTTATCTATATCTTAATTTTAggaattaatgtatttttagaaCTTATATCAAAGAAATTTGGCAGGTGCCCCTATAGgtgagaaatacatttaaaaaaaacaagaacaagaatAAAACCACCAATCCTAGGTAATATATCCCCTCTGAGATTATCTCAGGGGAGCCAGAAGTTCCTATGGGCAAATGACAAGCTCTCTGGGTAAGTATAATGTCAAATACTTCCTTCTTCCACTAATCAGTGTcctctggaagagaaaaatcccACTGCCTTATAGTACAAGGGGTATGTTTAGTTTCTAGTATTCTTCAGTGGCTTTTGACCAACACAAGTAAACAAGTCACATTAATTCCAAcctctcttattttcttctttaaaggtTTTTAGTGGTGCAATCTACTACTATTCTCAAATCTTGTAATACTAAGTTACCTCAGCCTGCAGACAGCTCTAACTTCTGTAGCTTCTATACCTGCAACTGTCTCAGAGAAGCACACCAGACCGACTTTTGTTACGCAAACTATTGTTGCCTACGTAGAATTTGCTAATTGTATTCAAGTTCTTCTCAACTGTAGTGCATGTAACAtttaagacaaaaacaaaaaataagctAAGTGCTTGGAGCTAAATGTGCATtttcacaaaaattaaaattctgttcAATATTTAAGTTCACAAAGATGGACTTAGACCACAGTGAAtgcatacaaaataaaaatcattaagTTGAATGTTAAACAATCCATTGggcatttccttcctttgtcAAATAtagaaagtttttttcctttaagaacaAAATCTGACCTTTattataaaaaacattttgaatattAATAAGTTCATTTGTAATTTCATATCAACTCTTGGGATCTGTGGTGAGCTCATATTACATCAGTATAGGCACCAATTGTAAATACTACTCAAGATTTAAGCTGTGCATTTTTCTAAGCTTTCCCCtcattgcattttcttcccttccaaaAATATTCATTAGAAGGGTTTCTAAAAATTAAACTCCATCTTGCAATGGCTTAATGAGCTTCacactataaaataaaaagaaccaAATAAAAGGGCTCAATTCTTGCTGAATTTGTCATTTGGTCTCACAGtttaaatattacagaaaaaattAGCATAATAAGCAAGAAACCTCTTCACACTGTAACAGCTCACCTATGAAATGACCTTATGAAATGTTAATACTGCTCACCCTGCTATGGAATATAATCACACAATTGTATCCATATAGAGATAGCATAGTTAAAGAAACCTGCTGAATACAGACTATGCACTGCACTCCAGTATTAGcaccttatt
Above is a window of Meleagris gallopavo isolate NT-WF06-2002-E0010 breed Aviagen turkey brand Nicholas breeding stock chromosome 4, Turkey_5.1, whole genome shotgun sequence DNA encoding:
- the GIMD1 gene encoding GTPase IMAP family member GIMD1, translated to MADSNEMTINLAVLGRTQTGKSAAGNSLLGSLDFESHLSPSSVTTCCSLGCSCRILGITRRNGCELVLRVRVLDTPSYPHSSLSKEQVKHTVRSALAHHFREEGLHLALLVLRADLPLCPDENDQTILFIQELLGPTWKDFTAVLLTHADKAEAAGFSEETYLHKASSTLLSLLSSVQNKYVFLDNQKSINKEERTTVLRKLLNFIRQNNYRVLLKHDKE